One Sediminibacillus dalangtanensis genomic region harbors:
- a CDS encoding DUF2268 domain-containing putative Zn-dependent protease (predicted Zn-dependent protease with a strongly conserved HExxH motif), whose product MELAPNFPEQVLQYTVAHEYHHTIHWESRKDHSRNLLQDVMVEGRAEMFAKQVYPGIEVPWNSALPPGTEKQIWQVLKENKDSTNTGMLDDFFNGNPSKGLPRWSNYKIGYKIIEKYVEENPDVPIEEWTQLPAVEILELSHYQDKFN is encoded by the coding sequence ATAGAATTAGCCCCAAATTTCCCTGAACAAGTTTTACAGTACACAGTCGCTCATGAGTATCACCATACCATTCACTGGGAAAGCCGGAAAGACCATTCAAGGAACTTGTTGCAGGATGTAATGGTTGAAGGCAGAGCTGAAATGTTTGCCAAACAAGTTTATCCCGGAATAGAAGTACCATGGAATTCAGCCCTCCCGCCCGGAACGGAAAAACAAATTTGGCAAGTGCTCAAGGAAAACAAGGATTCAACCAATACTGGCATGTTGGATGACTTTTTCAACGGAAATCCCAGCAAAGGGCTCCCGCGTTGGAGCAATTACAAAATAGGTTATAAAATTATTGAAAAATACGTAGAAGAAAATCCGGACGTTCCCATCGAAGAATGGACACAACTGCCTGCCGTCGAAATATTGGAACTAAGCCATTATCAGGATAAATTCAACTAA
- a CDS encoding zinc-dependent alcohol dehydrogenase family protein yields the protein MSNQQISGYMQSYRLKQAGSLDELERIQEEMPQVQRGEVLVKVKATSLNYRDLAMVQNDYPGGVADNLIPLSDGAGEIVAVGEGVRRFQVGDRVAGNFTKEWFGGKRPGYTEPYGSHSDGWLTEYKVLNPELLVAIPEHLTYEQASTLPCAAVTAWSALHGPSPLAAGDTVLTLGSGGVSVFAIQLAKLLGLRVIATTSSDKKAERLKELGAEDVINYQSTPNWGEVVKERTGGVQRVVEVGGPATIKQSLHAVANGEEVAMIGVLTKEGDKLDYFDIFGRASTRTIGVGSREDFENMNKLIAEKKMTPVIDSVFSFDQAREAFDYLASQKFFGKIVIRHD from the coding sequence ATGTCTAATCAACAAATAAGCGGCTACATGCAATCCTATCGGTTGAAGCAGGCAGGTTCTCTTGATGAACTTGAAAGGATACAGGAGGAAATGCCACAGGTTCAAAGGGGAGAAGTGCTGGTGAAAGTAAAAGCGACCTCTTTGAATTATCGCGATTTAGCGATGGTCCAGAATGATTATCCGGGCGGGGTCGCAGACAATCTGATTCCGCTATCGGATGGTGCTGGAGAAATCGTTGCAGTCGGAGAAGGTGTCCGTCGCTTTCAGGTAGGGGACAGGGTCGCAGGAAATTTCACAAAAGAATGGTTTGGCGGAAAACGGCCCGGGTACACGGAACCTTATGGCTCACATAGTGATGGCTGGCTCACGGAATACAAGGTGCTGAATCCCGAATTGCTCGTTGCGATACCTGAACATCTCACCTATGAACAGGCATCGACACTGCCATGTGCTGCTGTCACAGCCTGGTCGGCGCTTCACGGTCCAAGCCCATTAGCTGCCGGTGACACGGTTCTTACACTGGGAAGCGGAGGGGTGTCCGTTTTTGCCATTCAATTGGCTAAGCTGCTCGGCTTACGTGTTATCGCCACGACTTCCAGTGATAAAAAAGCAGAAAGATTGAAAGAACTCGGAGCGGAAGACGTGATTAACTATCAATCTACTCCTAATTGGGGAGAAGTGGTCAAGGAACGGACCGGAGGTGTCCAACGAGTCGTCGAAGTAGGCGGTCCGGCTACAATTAAACAATCCCTGCATGCTGTGGCAAATGGAGAAGAAGTGGCCATGATCGGCGTGCTGACGAAGGAAGGCGACAAGCTTGATTACTTCGACATTTTTGGCAGGGCGTCCACCAGAACCATCGGAGTAGGAAGCCGGGAAGATTTCGAAAACATGAACAAGCTGATTGCAGAAAAGAAGATGACTCCAGTCATCGACAGCGTGTTTTCGTTTGATCAAGCACGGGAAGCATTTGACTATTTAGCCAGTCAGAAGTTTTTCGGGAAAATCGTGATTCGTCACGACTAG
- a CDS encoding nucleobase:cation symporter-2 family protein, translated as MNKKKLQTLSIGFQHVLAMYAGAVVVPLIVGGALALTFEQLTYLISIDLLACGVATLLQVWRNKFFGIGLPVMLGCTFTAVGPMIAIGSQHGISAIYGAILVSGLFVVLISKYFSKLVRFFPPVVTGSVVMIIGLTLVPVAFNDMAGGEGSADFGNPANLLLAFGVLVFILLLNKFAKGFLRTISILIGLVAGTIAAALMGMVDFSEVGDASWFHSIQPFYFGAPTFNISAILTMTLVAIVSLIESTGVYLALGDITNREISGKDLEKGYRAEGLAIVLGGIFNAFPYTAYSQNVGLVQLTGVKTKQAIFAAGSILVVLGFLPKIAAITTLIPTAVLGGASLAMFGMVIAYGIKMLSQVNFESQGNLLTVACSVGMGLGVTAVPEIFANLPESIRILTDSGIVAGSLTAIVLNVLFNVIPERSERSIQRQIREEQAS; from the coding sequence ATGAATAAAAAGAAACTGCAAACACTATCGATCGGCTTCCAGCATGTATTGGCGATGTACGCAGGAGCTGTCGTCGTTCCGTTGATTGTCGGAGGAGCATTAGCGTTAACCTTCGAACAGCTCACCTATCTGATTTCGATTGATTTGCTTGCCTGTGGTGTTGCCACCCTTCTGCAAGTATGGAGAAACAAATTTTTCGGCATCGGCTTGCCTGTCATGCTTGGTTGTACATTCACTGCCGTCGGGCCGATGATTGCAATAGGGAGTCAGCATGGAATATCCGCTATTTATGGAGCGATCCTTGTTTCCGGGCTGTTCGTCGTGTTGATTTCGAAATACTTTAGTAAGTTGGTCCGGTTTTTCCCGCCGGTTGTCACCGGTTCTGTCGTGATGATAATCGGGTTGACTCTCGTCCCGGTAGCATTCAATGACATGGCAGGTGGTGAAGGCAGCGCGGATTTCGGCAATCCTGCCAATCTGTTGTTAGCATTTGGTGTTCTCGTATTCATTTTATTACTGAATAAATTTGCGAAAGGATTTCTGCGCACGATTTCGATTCTTATCGGCTTGGTGGCCGGCACGATTGCAGCCGCTTTGATGGGAATGGTCGATTTTTCAGAAGTCGGAGATGCTTCCTGGTTTCATTCTATCCAGCCATTTTACTTTGGAGCCCCGACTTTTAACATTTCTGCCATCCTGACGATGACATTGGTGGCGATTGTCAGTTTGATCGAATCCACTGGCGTTTACCTGGCTCTTGGCGATATAACCAATCGCGAAATCAGCGGAAAGGACCTGGAAAAAGGATATCGGGCGGAAGGACTTGCAATTGTGTTAGGCGGTATCTTTAACGCTTTCCCTTATACCGCCTATTCGCAAAATGTCGGTCTGGTCCAGCTTACTGGGGTCAAAACGAAACAAGCCATTTTTGCTGCCGGCTCTATTTTGGTTGTATTGGGCTTCCTGCCGAAAATCGCCGCTATCACCACGTTGATTCCGACTGCTGTGCTTGGCGGAGCCTCATTGGCGATGTTCGGAATGGTTATTGCTTATGGAATCAAGATGCTCAGCCAAGTGAACTTCGAAAGCCAGGGCAACCTGTTGACGGTTGCGTGTTCTGTCGGAATGGGGCTGGGTGTAACGGCAGTCCCGGAAATCTTCGCCAACCTTCCGGAAAGCATCCGGATTTTGACCGACAGCGGCATCGTTGCCGGCAGTCTGACAGCCATTGTTTTGAATGTCTTATTTAACGTGATTCCTGAGCGTTCCGAGAGATCGATTCAAAGACAGATAAGAGAAGAACAAGCGTCCTGA
- a CDS encoding xanthine phosphoribosyltransferase, with translation MRLLKDKIKTDGIVLNENVLKVDSFINHQMDPKLMKEIGKEFARLFKEEEITKVLTIESSGIAPAIMTGLEFDVPVIFARKRKSLTLTSDVYTAKVYSFTKQETNEITVSHKYIEEGDNVLIVDDFLANGQAAIGLAKMVEQAGANVSGIGILIEKSFQPGAEEIRKQGYRLESLARVKSLAGGKVQFVETKETVYQ, from the coding sequence ATGAGACTATTAAAAGACAAGATTAAGACAGACGGCATTGTGTTGAATGAAAATGTCCTGAAAGTGGATTCTTTTATCAATCATCAAATGGATCCTAAGCTGATGAAGGAAATTGGGAAGGAATTTGCCCGCCTTTTTAAAGAGGAGGAAATCACCAAAGTATTGACCATCGAATCATCAGGAATTGCGCCGGCCATCATGACAGGTCTGGAGTTTGATGTTCCAGTGATTTTCGCAAGGAAAAGAAAGTCACTGACATTGACCAGTGATGTGTACACAGCGAAGGTGTACTCTTTCACGAAGCAGGAAACCAATGAAATTACCGTATCCCATAAGTATATCGAAGAAGGGGACAATGTCCTGATCGTTGATGACTTTCTCGCCAACGGACAAGCTGCAATTGGTTTGGCGAAGATGGTGGAGCAAGCGGGGGCGAATGTTTCCGGGATTGGCATTTTGATAGAAAAGTCCTTCCAGCCAGGTGCGGAAGAAATTCGCAAGCAAGGCTACCGTTTGGAATCTCTTGCCCGGGTCAAATCGCTTGCTGGAGGAAAAGTCCAGTTTGTTGAGACAAAAGAAACGGTTTATCAATAA
- a CDS encoding catalase, which translates to MEKNSKENLHSNKEGGNKEKGTLTTRQGHPVRDNQNTKTVGNRGPATLENYEFIEKISHFDRERIPERVVHARGAGAHGYFEAYGSAGDEPISKYTRAKLFQEKGKRTPVFVRFSTVIHSGTSPETLRDPRGFAVKFYTEDGNWDLVGNNLKVFFIRDAIKFPDVIHALKPDPVTNIQDSERIFDFMSQTPEAMHMLTFLFSPWGIPANYRQMQGSGVNTYKWVNEDGEAVLVKYHFEPVQGIRNLTQEQAEEIQKKNFNHATQDLYEAIERGDYPEWELYVQVMSDDEHPELDFDPLDDTKIWPKDQFPWIPVGKMVLNRNPEDYFNEVEQAAFGTGVLVDGMDFSDDKMLQGRTFSYSDTQRYRVGANYLQLPINRPKKKVATNQRGGQMSYQVDNDENQNPHVNYEPSLMNNLEEANPSSKAHTPHVSGEVKKEAIDRQNPYKQAGETYRKFKDWERDELIKNLVANLKPCRKEIQEKMIEHFTKCDEEYGRRVKEGLENDKMDAADMDSTHGGPAGATQTEEGVEQAMEDSIPSDPY; encoded by the coding sequence ATGGAAAAGAACTCTAAAGAAAATCTACATAGCAACAAAGAAGGGGGCAACAAGGAAAAAGGGACCTTGACGACGAGACAGGGACACCCTGTAAGAGACAATCAGAACACAAAGACTGTAGGAAACCGCGGACCTGCAACGCTGGAAAACTACGAATTCATAGAAAAAATCAGTCATTTTGACAGGGAAAGAATCCCGGAACGCGTTGTCCACGCACGGGGTGCAGGCGCTCATGGCTATTTTGAAGCATATGGTTCTGCAGGAGATGAGCCGATTTCCAAATATACCAGGGCGAAATTGTTTCAGGAAAAAGGGAAGCGGACACCCGTCTTTGTTCGTTTTTCAACGGTGATCCATAGCGGAACCTCTCCGGAAACGTTACGTGATCCTCGAGGCTTCGCGGTGAAATTTTATACAGAAGATGGCAACTGGGATTTAGTCGGGAACAATTTGAAAGTATTTTTTATCCGCGATGCCATCAAGTTTCCCGACGTGATTCACGCATTGAAACCTGATCCCGTAACCAATATCCAGGACAGTGAACGGATTTTTGACTTCATGTCGCAAACACCTGAAGCCATGCATATGCTGACATTTTTATTTTCCCCATGGGGTATTCCGGCCAATTATCGCCAAATGCAAGGTTCTGGAGTGAATACGTATAAGTGGGTGAATGAAGACGGAGAAGCGGTACTTGTTAAGTATCATTTTGAACCGGTACAAGGAATCCGCAATTTAACCCAGGAACAGGCTGAAGAGATTCAAAAGAAAAATTTCAACCATGCAACACAGGATTTATATGAAGCGATTGAGCGAGGAGATTATCCGGAATGGGAGCTCTATGTGCAAGTGATGAGTGATGACGAGCATCCGGAGTTGGATTTCGATCCGCTTGATGATACGAAGATTTGGCCTAAAGACCAATTCCCTTGGATTCCTGTTGGGAAAATGGTGTTGAATCGCAATCCGGAAGATTACTTCAATGAAGTAGAACAGGCCGCTTTCGGGACTGGGGTTCTTGTAGACGGCATGGACTTTTCGGACGACAAAATGCTTCAGGGACGGACTTTTTCCTATTCGGATACGCAGCGTTACCGTGTAGGAGCAAACTATTTGCAGCTGCCAATCAATCGTCCGAAGAAAAAGGTGGCCACCAATCAACGGGGCGGTCAGATGTCTTACCAAGTTGATAATGATGAAAATCAAAACCCGCATGTCAACTATGAGCCTTCTTTGATGAATAACCTGGAGGAAGCGAATCCTAGCAGCAAGGCTCATACCCCGCATGTGTCCGGTGAGGTAAAGAAAGAAGCGATAGACAGGCAAAACCCGTACAAACAGGCTGGCGAAACGTATCGTAAATTCAAAGATTGGGAACGCGACGAATTGATTAAAAACCTTGTTGCCAACCTTAAACCATGCCGGAAAGAAATACAGGAAAAAATGATCGAGCACTTCACGAAATGTGACGAGGAATATGGCCGCAGGGTAAAAGAAGGATTGGAAAATGATAAAATGGACGCCGCCGATATGGATTCAACACACGGTGGACCAGCCGGAGCAACCCAGACAGAAGAAGGTGTAGAGCAAGCCATGGAAGACAGCATCCCTTCTGATCCATATTGA